In the Pseudoliparis swirei isolate HS2019 ecotype Mariana Trench chromosome 19, NWPU_hadal_v1, whole genome shotgun sequence genome, one interval contains:
- the p2ry4 gene encoding P2Y purinoceptor 4 isoform X2: METVISSPGEHNQSTTFISVFNSSCRFDEEFKYILLPVSYSLVFVVGFVLNATALWLFLKMRPWNPSTIFMFHLALSDFLYVLSLPTLIFYYANRSHWPFGVAACKIVRFLFYVNLYCSILFLTCISVHRYLGICHPIKALTMVKPRHAHLVCGMVWAVVSVCLVPNLIFVTTSRRDNDTLCHDTTSQEAFEEYVDYSSVIMVLLFGVPFLVIVVCYCLMARTLCRPRGGLSAGQQGAASRQKSIKLIIVVLVVFAVSFVPFHITRTLYYTSRVLDLNYHYRSKMMSVLTGKRPTTSSQRPQRARTQPSNHHDIALVSKNPASEDFKR; encoded by the exons ATGGAAACGGTCATCAGCAGCCCTGGTGAGCACAACCAGTCCACGACGTTCATCTCAGTATTCAACTCCAGCTGTCGCTTTGACGAGGAGTTCAAGTACATCCTGCTACCCGTGTCGTACAGTCTGGTGTTCGTGGTCGGCTTCGTGCTCAACGCCACCGCGCTGTGGTTATTCTTAAAGATGCGCCCGTGGAACCCCAGCACCATCTTCATGTTCCACCTCGCCCTGTCCGACTTCCTGTACGTGCTCTCCCTGCCCACCCTCATCTTCTACTACGCCAACCGCAGTCACTGGCCTTTCGGAGTGGCCGCCTGCAAAATAGTGCGCTTCCTCTTCTATGTCAACCTCTACTGCAGCATCCTCTTTCTCACCTGCATTAGCGTGCACCGCTATCTGGGCATCTGCCACCCAATCAAGGCGCTGACCATGGTGAAGCCCCGCCACGCCCACCTGGTGTGCGGCATGGTGTGGGCTGTGGTGAGCGTGTGCCTGGTGCCCAACCTCATCttcgtcaccacctccaggAGGGACAACGACACCCTGTGCCATGACACAACCAGCCAGGAGGCCTTTGAGGAGTACGTGGACTACAGCTCTGTCATCATGGTGCTCCTATTTGGCGTCCCGTTCCTGGTCATTGTGGTGTGCTATTGCTTGATGGCGCGGACCCTGTGCCGACCCAGGGGGGGGCTGTCTGCCGGCCAGCAGGGCGCCGCCTCGCGTCAGAAGTCCATCAAGCTCATCAtcgtggtgttggtggtgtttgCTGTGAGCTTCGTCCCATTTCATATCACCCGGACGCTCTACTACACCTCCCGTGTGTTGGATCTGAACT ATCACTACCGGTCCAAAATGATGTCTGTTCTGACGGGGAAAAGGCCGACGACAAGCAGCCAAAGACCTCAACGGGCGCGGACACAGCCGAGCAACCACCATGACATCGCGCTGGTCTCTAAGAACCCAGCCAGTGAAGATTTTAAGAGATAG
- the inppl1b gene encoding inositol polyphosphate phosphatase-like 1b, with product MATAAWYHRDISRVHAEDLLARAGRDGSYLLRDSESVPGAYALCLLFQRHVHTYRILPDADGLLAVQTTQGVQVNCFRTLEDLVLGYQHPHKGLVTPLLYAVPRDTDIGEESSDDEKPPPVPASVNAVPSTGPPLKAAPHLFLDKLRELNTSSTAGDVVGLLNDYLFNELPFDIENVHKGATTLCHLKRTLGTACQGLNSEIDLTLSSLETLAKVFDHPSCSLTHTKKQGPEMDIDSLLSKISALVSLLSSLEKRVLKALQDAVTNHNLAVQPNPPPPEPTPTNVTPVKNHARQLPVHSFQVKMVRYGRQTVSVDVDTGVLLFDRKAGSFGIERVSHDRILQIVKFQSSPAKVRMVVDSHHNTPREITFESARKRDAFCQLLQMMKTRHSQLREPDVISVFVGTWNMGGSPPPRSLQSWVTCCGLGHTPDDSTAFLPHDIYALGTQENPQGEKEWTEHIKATLRSHTHIDFKQVAVQSLWNMRLAVFVKPEHESRISHVNTASVKTGLGNTLGNKGAVGVSFLLNGTSFGFVNCHLTSGSEKVLRRNQNVVDILRLLSLGDKQLGAFDISLRFAHLFWCGDLNYRLDLDVQDILKHVSKREFEELMCADQLTRERQRRKAFLNFKEEKIAFPPTYRYERGSRDCYLWQKYKTSGVRVNVPSWCDRILWKSYPETHVFCTAYGCTDDIFTSDHSPVFATFQVGVTSRFNCKTDTHSSMEKAWIELEGIEAIVKTASKAKFFIDFNSSCLEETRRSSENDSQSCNVPGFLKLGWSFKQLPKLLPIMSDMEYLQDQHLLLSVKSCDGFESYGECCVALRSLTGESEQFETFLSHRGEEMGSIRGRVRVHVPKDRRGTREKTYEWFHFEKDDKGPRRGHVSPASTRGPINRSLAAPPKPTPNSYTNPAYFIFEGVSVARRVEEPLPQRRDPPVIWSGNEALQLPKISGRQGFDRRPCRRSDFTEIEIPAVLPQYTPTNDLHSPHTNSSYQLFPAKTPSPIPPASSNAMSQYQEQTPQPRDKYQGKKTVHDSILPEKNLRNLYMNHSAIIREKARRDQHQLLPERTKPLWTAKVPSAFPYIPTHLTHSQATVPWMVDQQHPGPTGDNSLTALQMAKSLSEVDFFPTVQRGPYIPNHMPSYRNGPSMHGDRGYSWDKEVSVLQGAPETVRELLSTLGLQKYTLGLSLNGWDDLDYFSGITEEDLCAAGVTNPSHRRRILENLPRNWN from the exons atggcgacggcagcATGGTACCATCGTGACATCAGCCGTGTGCATGCAGAGGACTTGCTGGCACGGGCAGGAAGGGATGGCAGCTACCTATTGAGAGACAGTGAGTCTGTGCCAGGAGCCTATGCATTGTGCCTgct GTTCCAACGTCATGTTCACACATATCGTATTCTTCCCGACGCCGACGGCCTTCTCGCGGTTCAG ACAACGCAGGGGGTCCAGGTAAACTGCTTTCGGACCCTGGAGGACCTGGTGTTGGGGTACCAGCATCCCCACAAGGGCCTGGTGACTCCTCTGCTCTACGCTGTTCCCCGTGACACAGACATTGGGGAAGAGAGCTCAG ATGACGAGAAGCCGCCTCCGGTTCCAGCCTCTGTCAACGCGGTGCCTTCCACAGGACCACCACTAAAAGCAGCCCCTCACCTGTTCCTGGATAAGTTGCGGGAGCTGAACACATCCAG TACCGCTGGTGATGTGGTCGGTCTCCTCAATGACTACCTCTTCAATGAGCTGCCATTTGACATTGAGAATGTGCACAAAGGAGCAACAACTCTATGCCACCTCAAGCGTACTCTGGGCACTGCGTGCCAAGGCTTGAACAG TGAAATTGACCTGACTCTCTCAAGTCTGGAAACCCTGGCCAAGGTCTTTGACCATCCGAGCTGCTCTTTAACACACACCAAGAAACAG GGCCCTGAGATGGATATAGACAGCCTGTTGTCTAAGATATCAGCTTTGGTCAGCCTCCTTTCTTCGTTGGAGAAAAGG GTATTAAAAGCGCTACAAGATGCGGTGACCAATCACAATCTGGCAGTGCAACCGAacccacctcctcctgaaccaaCACCCACCAATGTAACACCTGTCAAGAACCATGCCAGACAGCTGCCAGTTCACTCCTTTCAG GTGAAGATGGTGAGGTATGGCAGACAGACTGTTTCTGTAGATGTGGACACAGGAGTGCTGCTCTTCGACAGGAAGGCTGGTTCATTTGGTATCGAGCGGGTTTCACATGACAGAA TCCTTCAGATTGTCAAGTTCCAGAGCAGTCCGGCCAAAGTACGCATGGTGGTCGACAGCCACCACAACACACCACGGGAAATTACGTTTGAGAGTGCACGG AAACGTGATGCCTTCTGCCAACTCCTCCAGATGATGAAAACCAGGCACTCTCAGCTGAGGGAACCAGACGTGATCTCTGTGTTTGTTGGCACCTGGAACATGG GTGGttcccctcctcctcgcagCCTGCAGTCGTGGGTGACCTGCTGCGGTTTGGGGCACACCCCTGATGACTCGACCGCCTTTCTCCCTCATGACATCTATGCCTTGGGGACTCAGGAAAATCCTCAGGGGGAGAAAGAATGGACAGAACATATCAAAGCAACCCTTCGCAGCCATACTCACATTGACTTCAAACAA GTGGCAGTACAGTCTCTGTGGAACATGAGGCTGGCTGTGTTTGTGAAGCCGGAGCATGAGAGTCGCATCAGCCATGTGAACACAGCCAGTGTGAAGACTGGCTTGGGAAACACATTGG GAAACAAGGGAGCTGTTggtgtctccttcctcctcaatGGAACATCTTTTGGGTTTGTTAACTGCCACCTGACCTCTGGAAGTGAAAAGGTCCTGAG GAGGAACCAAAACGTTGTGGACATCCTCAGACTGCTTTCTCTGGGCGACAAACAGCTCGGTGCCTTCGACATCAGCCTGCGCTTCGCCCATCTCTTCTGGTGTGGAGACCTCAACTACCGACTCGACTTGGATGTTCAG GACATCCTGAAACATGTATCTAAGAGAGAGTTTGAAGAGCTCATGTGCGCAGACCAGCtgaccagagagagacaaaggaggAAGGCCTTTCTCAATTTCA AGGAAGAGAAGATTGCATTTCCACCCACGTATCGCTATGAACGGGGCTCCAGAGACTGCTACCTGTGGCAGAAGTACAAGACTTCGGGA GTGCGAGTTAATGTTCCATCATGGTGTGATAGGATTCTGTGGAAGTCCTACCCAGAGACGCACGTCTTCTGCACTGCATATG GTTGCACAGATGATATTTTCACAAGCGATCACTCGCCTGTTTTTGCTACGTTCCAAGTGGGAGTGACATCACGGTTCAATTGCAAAACAG ATACACATTCAAGCATGGAGAAAGCCTGGATAGAGCTTGAAGGCATCGAGGCCATTGTGAAGACGGCGAGCAAGGCAAAGTTCTTTATTGACTTTAATTCGTCTTGCCTAGAAG AGACGCGACGCTCGAGTGAGAATGACTCGCAGAGCTGTAATGTTCCCGGATTTCTCAAACTGGGCTGGTCCTTCAAACAACTGCCGAAG CTTCTTCCAATCATGTCCGACATGGAGTATCTTCAGGATCAGCACCTGCTGTTGTCTGTCAAGTCATGTGACGGGTTTGAGTCCTACG GTGAATGCTGCGTGGCTCTGCGCTCACTCACCGGTGAGTCAGAGCAGTTCGAGACATTTCTGAGTCACAGAGGCGAGGAGATGGGCTCCATAAGAGGACGGGTCAGGGTCCATGTGCCCAAGGACAGACGAGGGACTCGAGAGAAGACCTATG AGTGGTTCCATTTTGAGAAAGATGATAAAGGCCCCAGAAGGGGACATGTATCTCCGGCATCCACACGGGGCCCAATAAACAG GTCCCTGGCAGCTCCCCCCAAACCAACTCCAAACAGCTATACCAATCCGGCGTACTTCATCTTTGAAGGAGTGTCAGTGGCACGCAGGGTGGAGGAGCCTCTCCCTCAGCGGCGGGACCCTCCGGTGATCTGGTCTGGAAATGAGGCCTTGCAGCTCCCCAAAATCTCAGGACGCCAGGGCTTTGACAGAAGACCCTGTCGCAGATCAGACTTTACAGAGATTGAAATTCCAGCCGTGCTGCCCCAGTACACTCCAACCAACGACCTTCATTCCCCACACACCAATTCCTCCTACCAGCTTTTTCCGGCCAAAACCCCATCTCCCATACCTCCAGCCTCAAGTAACGCCATGTCACAGTACCAGGAACAGACTCCACAACCCAGAGACAAATACCAAGGTAAAAAAACTGTTCACGACTCCATCCTGCCCGAGAAGAACCTGAGGAACTTGTACATGAATCACTCCGCAATCATCAGGGAAAAAGCCAGAAGGGATCAACATCAGCTTCTCCCAGAAAGGACCAAACCTCTCTGGACAGCCAAGGTGCCGTCAGCTTTCCCTTACATCCCCACTCACTTAACACATTCTCAGGCGACTGTTCCCTGGATGGTGGATCAGCAGCACCCTGGACCTACAGGAGACAACTCCCTCACTGCTTTGCAAATGGCCAAGTCCCTCAGTGAAGTTGACTTCTTCCCGACAGTACAGAGAGGCCCATACATCCCCAACCATATGCCAAGTTATAGAAATGGCCCCTCCATGCATGGAGATAGAGGCTACAGCTGGGACAAAGAG GTGTCTGTACTCCAAGGTGCTCCAGAGACTGTGCGGGAGCTTCTCAGTACTCTGGGTCTTCAGAAATACACCCTGGGACTCAGCCTCAATGGCTGGGATGATCTGGATTACTTCAG CGGCATCACTGAGGAGGATCTGTGTGCCGCAGGGGTGACGAACCCGTCGCACCGACGCAGGATCCTGGAGAACCTGCCCAGGAACTGGAACTGA
- the p2ry4 gene encoding P2Y purinoceptor 4 isoform X1 — METVISSPGEHNQSTTFISVFNSSCRFDEEFKYILLPVSYSLVFVVGFVLNATALWLFLKMRPWNPSTIFMFHLALSDFLYVLSLPTLIFYYANRSHWPFGVAACKIVRFLFYVNLYCSILFLTCISVHRYLGICHPIKALTMVKPRHAHLVCGMVWAVVSVCLVPNLIFVTTSRRDNDTLCHDTTSQEAFEEYVDYSSVIMVLLFGVPFLVIVVCYCLMARTLCRPRGGLSAGQQGAASRQKSIKLIIVVLVVFAVSFVPFHITRTLYYTSRVLDLNCEFLNIVNFTYKITRPLASINSCIDPILYFLAGDHYRSKMMSVLTGKRPTTSSQRPQRARTQPSNHHDIALVSKNPASEDFKR; from the coding sequence ATGGAAACGGTCATCAGCAGCCCTGGTGAGCACAACCAGTCCACGACGTTCATCTCAGTATTCAACTCCAGCTGTCGCTTTGACGAGGAGTTCAAGTACATCCTGCTACCCGTGTCGTACAGTCTGGTGTTCGTGGTCGGCTTCGTGCTCAACGCCACCGCGCTGTGGTTATTCTTAAAGATGCGCCCGTGGAACCCCAGCACCATCTTCATGTTCCACCTCGCCCTGTCCGACTTCCTGTACGTGCTCTCCCTGCCCACCCTCATCTTCTACTACGCCAACCGCAGTCACTGGCCTTTCGGAGTGGCCGCCTGCAAAATAGTGCGCTTCCTCTTCTATGTCAACCTCTACTGCAGCATCCTCTTTCTCACCTGCATTAGCGTGCACCGCTATCTGGGCATCTGCCACCCAATCAAGGCGCTGACCATGGTGAAGCCCCGCCACGCCCACCTGGTGTGCGGCATGGTGTGGGCTGTGGTGAGCGTGTGCCTGGTGCCCAACCTCATCttcgtcaccacctccaggAGGGACAACGACACCCTGTGCCATGACACAACCAGCCAGGAGGCCTTTGAGGAGTACGTGGACTACAGCTCTGTCATCATGGTGCTCCTATTTGGCGTCCCGTTCCTGGTCATTGTGGTGTGCTATTGCTTGATGGCGCGGACCCTGTGCCGACCCAGGGGGGGGCTGTCTGCCGGCCAGCAGGGCGCCGCCTCGCGTCAGAAGTCCATCAAGCTCATCAtcgtggtgttggtggtgtttgCTGTGAGCTTCGTCCCATTTCATATCACCCGGACGCTCTACTACACCTCCCGTGTGTTGGATCTGAACTGTGAGTTCCTCAACATTGTCAACTTCACTTACAAGATCACCCGGCCGCTGGCGAGCATCAACAGCTGTATTGACCCAATTCTGTATTTCCTGGCTGGAGATCACTACCGGTCCAAAATGATGTCTGTTCTGACGGGGAAAAGGCCGACGACAAGCAGCCAAAGACCTCAACGGGCGCGGACACAGCCGAGCAACCACCATGACATCGCGCTGGTCTCTAAGAACCCAGCCAGTGAAGATTTTAAGAGATAG